Proteins encoded within one genomic window of Nitrospirota bacterium:
- a CDS encoding amino acid ABC transporter permease, producing MKILNLRYDFDWSIPFREPFLGWLITGVKLTVLIAVVTSVLSLLLGTALAIARTSRFKFLNIPGKLFTEIVRNIPGLFWLLFFYFVFPQMLPSALTDKLNQYTYYSVVAGVLGLTIDNSVYVSDIVRTGLLGLPRGQIEAAVSTGLNRFQQIWYVILPGAFRTILPPLGTRMIHNFKNSSLCMAITTPELTWATQQVESITFRGLEVTFLATVFYIGLSLVMAAIVIRLERWLKIDLTSINRMRT from the coding sequence ATGAAGATCCTTAATCTGAGATATGATTTTGACTGGAGCATCCCTTTCAGAGAGCCTTTCCTCGGATGGTTAATAACAGGCGTAAAACTTACGGTCCTTATAGCGGTTGTCACCTCTGTATTGTCCCTGCTTTTAGGGACCGCACTTGCGATAGCAAGGACCTCAAGGTTCAAGTTCCTTAACATCCCCGGAAAACTGTTTACTGAAATCGTCAGAAATATCCCCGGCCTGTTCTGGCTGCTTTTCTTCTACTTTGTATTCCCCCAGATGCTGCCTTCCGCGCTTACCGACAAATTGAACCAATATACTTATTACTCTGTAGTTGCCGGGGTCCTCGGACTTACAATTGATAATTCCGTATACGTTTCAGACATTGTCAGAACAGGGCTGCTGGGTTTGCCGAGGGGACAAATAGAGGCGGCGGTCTCAACGGGGCTAAACAGGTTCCAGCAGATATGGTACGTAATATTGCCCGGCGCATTCAGGACCATCCTCCCCCCGCTGGGGACCAGGATGATACATAATTTCAAGAACAGCTCTCTCTGCATGGCTATAACCACCCCTGAGCTGACATGGGCCACCCAGCAGGTTGAGTCCATTACATTCAGGGGGCTTGAGGTGACTTTTCTGGCAACGGTTTTTTATATAGGGCTCTCTCTTGTGATGGCGGCGATTGTTATCAGGCTTGAGAGATGGCTGAAGATCGATCTCACGAGCATCAACAGGATGAGAACATAA
- a CDS encoding transporter substrate-binding domain-containing protein, protein MKRSTVIVLLAALLIVSLVSLAAAEGLLDEVKKRGTVRIGHGNATPPMNYIDEKGEWTGFDVDLGSAIAEKLGVKIERVLVDNKTRIAFLANRSIDISLANISQTRSREEQMDYAEPPYFWTGKIFYAKKGKFKSIKDLGGKKLGVDQGSNAFIAAPQEITKYTDAKPEMLSFQNSAEGFLALKQGKIDAYSQDAQIMASIAAAGGLADEYEAVGGAIWSPGLYGIGVPENESDWRDKISFILQDMLKDGTYEKIYQKWFGPKGKSPLSVNARPRLPKDTFGDMLYVWPD, encoded by the coding sequence ATGAAAAGAAGTACCGTAATTGTGTTGTTGGCTGCACTGTTGATCGTGTCTTTAGTTTCTCTCGCTGCGGCAGAAGGACTGCTTGACGAGGTAAAGAAGAGAGGCACTGTACGCATTGGTCATGGTAACGCGACCCCGCCGATGAACTACATTGATGAAAAAGGCGAGTGGACAGGTTTTGACGTTGACCTCGGAAGCGCAATCGCTGAGAAATTAGGAGTGAAAATTGAAAGGGTGTTAGTTGATAACAAGACGAGGATTGCTTTCCTTGCCAACAGGTCCATTGACATTTCACTGGCAAACATAAGCCAGACCAGGAGCCGCGAGGAGCAGATGGATTATGCTGAGCCGCCATATTTCTGGACAGGCAAGATCTTTTATGCTAAGAAAGGGAAATTCAAATCAATTAAAGACCTCGGTGGAAAGAAGTTAGGCGTTGACCAGGGATCAAACGCATTTATCGCAGCGCCGCAGGAAATCACAAAATATACAGACGCAAAACCTGAGATGCTTTCCTTCCAGAACAGCGCTGAAGGTTTTCTCGCATTAAAGCAGGGAAAGATCGACGCATATTCCCAGGATGCCCAGATAATGGCGTCCATTGCCGCAGCAGGCGGCTTGGCTGATGAATATGAAGCAGTCGGCGGGGCCATCTGGAGCCCCGGACTTTACGGCATAGGCGTTCCTGAAAACGAAAGCGACTGGAGAGATAAAATAAGCTTCATCCTGCAAGACATGCTTAAGGACGGCACCTATGAAAAGATTTACCAGAAGTGGTTCGGCCCCAAGGGCAAATCCCCGCTCTCAGTAAACGCAAGACCTCGTTTACCCAAAGATACATTCGGCGACATGCTTTATGTATGGCCGGATTGA
- a CDS encoding sigma-54-dependent Fis family transcriptional regulator: MDKILVVDDEAGILHSFKKVLGRHDYDVVTASSGEEALEKVNREQPDLVIMDVNMPGRDGIETLNELKSLHPSLSVIIMTAYTTSEKAITAMKNGAFDYITKPVDNAQLISLVEKAIAAGKMNIPVSFEGVPEEAGDRIIGKGDAMLEIFKKVGQIAASDVTVLLRGETGTGKELIARAVFQHSKRASKPFLPVNCAAIPETLLESELFGHEKGAFTGAENKKIGKFEQCDKGTMFLDEIGDMPLSLQAKMLRVLQDGCFQRVGGNDLIRTDVRIIAATNKNLESLINMGKFRDDLYWRLNVVSITMPPLRERRDDIEALAQYFIRKFNRELGKEVQGVSPEILEEFKKYDWPGNVRELESVIQRGMVLCRKDLLSYKDCEWLSQIRLTAQSVDIDKTLSGTINEILQQGGTDIYREAVSNFERLLVRRALELTKNNQALAAKLLGISRNTLREKMSADDDGNLRKE; encoded by the coding sequence ATGGATAAAATTCTTGTTGTAGACGACGAGGCGGGGATACTTCATTCTTTTAAAAAGGTCCTTGGGCGGCACGACTACGATGTTGTCACCGCGTCAAGCGGCGAGGAGGCCCTTGAGAAAGTAAACAGGGAGCAGCCCGACCTCGTTATCATGGATGTCAACATGCCGGGCAGGGACGGCATCGAAACACTTAACGAATTAAAGTCACTGCATCCCTCACTCAGTGTAATAATCATGACGGCCTACACCACCTCTGAAAAGGCGATAACCGCGATGAAGAACGGGGCCTTTGATTACATTACAAAGCCCGTTGACAACGCCCAATTAATATCGCTTGTTGAAAAAGCCATTGCGGCAGGAAAGATGAACATCCCTGTAAGTTTTGAAGGGGTCCCTGAGGAAGCCGGCGACAGGATAATTGGCAAAGGCGATGCCATGCTTGAGATATTCAAGAAGGTAGGGCAGATCGCTGCAAGCGATGTCACCGTACTTTTAAGAGGCGAGACAGGCACAGGCAAAGAACTGATCGCGAGGGCTGTTTTTCAGCACAGTAAAAGGGCCAGCAAACCTTTTCTGCCCGTTAACTGCGCTGCTATCCCGGAGACACTTCTTGAGAGCGAACTCTTTGGTCATGAGAAGGGCGCATTTACAGGGGCTGAAAATAAAAAGATCGGCAAGTTCGAGCAATGCGACAAGGGCACAATGTTTCTCGACGAGATAGGGGACATGCCGCTTTCGCTTCAGGCAAAGATGCTCAGGGTGCTGCAGGACGGCTGTTTCCAGAGGGTAGGGGGCAATGACCTGATCAGGACGGACGTGAGGATAATCGCGGCGACAAACAAGAACCTTGAGTCGCTGATCAATATGGGTAAATTCAGGGACGACCTCTACTGGCGTTTGAATGTTGTGAGCATCACCATGCCTCCGCTCAGGGAGAGAAGGGATGATATAGAGGCCCTTGCACAATATTTCATAAGGAAATTCAACAGGGAACTCGGCAAGGAAGTCCAGGGCGTGTCGCCTGAGATACTTGAAGAGTTTAAAAAATATGACTGGCCTGGAAATGTGAGGGAGCTTGAAAGTGTTATTCAGAGGGGAATGGTTTTGTGCAGGAAAGACCTCCTTTCCTATAAAGATTGTGAATGGCTGTCCCAGATCAGGTTGACCGCTCAAAGCGTAGACATTGATAAGACCCTTTCCGGAACCATCAATGAGATCCTCCAGCAAGGCGGAACAGATATATACAGGGAGGCTGTCTCAAATTTTGAACGCCTTCTTGTTAGAAGGGCCCTTGAATTGACCAAGAATAACCAGGCGCTTGCGGCAAAACTCCTCGGCATTTCTCGCAATACGCTCAGGGAAAAGATGAGCGCGGATGACGATGGTAATTTGCGTAAAGAATGA
- a CDS encoding C_GCAxxG_C_C family protein → MHKAVCCFQEGFNCSQALLSTYGEQFGLDRELALKMASTFGAGMGMGEICGAVTGAFMIIGAKYGKSKADEHQSADKACGIADDFVNEFISRNKYIVCRELLGCDISTPEGMKLVREKGLLKALCPKFVQDAAEIIERLL, encoded by the coding sequence ATGCACAAAGCTGTTTGCTGTTTCCAAGAAGGGTTCAATTGCTCTCAGGCGCTTCTTTCAACATACGGAGAACAATTCGGACTGGATCGCGAACTTGCCTTAAAAATGGCAAGCACCTTTGGCGCAGGCATGGGTATGGGTGAAATATGCGGGGCCGTGACCGGCGCCTTCATGATCATCGGAGCTAAATATGGAAAGTCAAAAGCTGACGAGCATCAATCAGCGGACAAGGCCTGCGGCATTGCGGATGATTTTGTGAATGAATTTATATCAAGGAACAAATACATTGTGTGCAGGGAATTGCTCGGCTGCGACATCAGTACGCCTGAGGGGATGAAGCTTGTGCGTGAAAAAGGACTCTTAAAGGCCCTCTGCCCGAAGTTCGTTCAGGACGCGGCAGAAATCATAGAGCGGTTGTTGTAA
- a CDS encoding DUF3795 domain-containing protein, with the protein MDINSFAPCGLICGLCKETHDGCKGCRFGGGDQNCYQLKCCKEKGIAGCWECKNFPCGKGYFADEKWKGVITGFARCVSEDGAEKFYEVVRSKLGSSINYHDYTSISEQNVINMLRDKNK; encoded by the coding sequence ATGGATATCAATAGCTTTGCCCCATGCGGGCTTATATGCGGACTCTGCAAAGAGACCCATGACGGATGCAAGGGGTGCAGGTTTGGCGGGGGAGATCAAAACTGCTACCAGCTTAAATGCTGTAAGGAGAAAGGGATCGCGGGGTGCTGGGAGTGTAAAAATTTTCCATGCGGCAAAGGTTACTTCGCTGATGAAAAGTGGAAAGGCGTGATAACCGGATTCGCCAGATGCGTCAGCGAAGACGGCGCTGAAAAATTTTATGAAGTGGTCAGGTCAAAACTTGGCAGCTCCATTAACTATCACGACTACACATCAATAAGCGAACAAAACGTAATTAACATGCTGCGGGATAAAAACAAGTAA
- the arsS gene encoding arsenosugar biosynthesis radical SAM protein ArsS (Some members of this family are selenoproteins.) produces the protein MNDFEQKLKEAGYHPLTARDISTLQVNIGYKCNLRCRHCHVEASPERKEVMSLSTMAKLLYILGENKEINAVDITGGSPELNPYFKYFVKSCADTGKNVIVRSNLAIYSEKGLEDIPDFLAEQKVKIVASLPCYTEQGVDSQRGTGTYKKAISALKRLNSIGYGNGAGLEVDIMFNPAKAEIAPDQHVLENVYRGKLKEMHNVTFNHLIALSNMPIGRLGKSLSDEGKKKYIKELEEKFNPDTVKNLMCRHLVSISPDGKIYDCDFWQMINLPVKSDCSHVDRFDYAALSSRSIVTTPLCFMCAAGSGASCSGALA, from the coding sequence ATGAATGACTTTGAGCAAAAGTTAAAAGAGGCCGGATATCATCCATTGACTGCAAGAGACATCTCCACCCTTCAGGTCAATATAGGCTACAAATGCAATTTGAGATGCAGGCACTGCCACGTGGAAGCGTCCCCTGAGAGAAAAGAGGTAATGTCTTTAAGCACTATGGCAAAGCTCCTTTATATTTTAGGAGAGAACAAAGAGATAAATGCCGTTGACATCACCGGCGGCTCACCTGAGCTCAATCCTTATTTTAAATATTTTGTAAAATCATGCGCGGATACAGGAAAGAACGTCATCGTCAGGTCAAACCTTGCAATATATTCCGAAAAAGGCCTGGAGGACATCCCCGATTTTCTTGCGGAGCAAAAAGTAAAAATAGTGGCATCACTGCCCTGCTACACTGAACAAGGCGTGGACAGCCAGAGAGGCACGGGAACATACAAAAAGGCCATATCCGCGTTAAAGCGCCTCAACAGCATTGGATACGGAAACGGCGCAGGGCTTGAAGTAGACATTATGTTCAACCCCGCAAAGGCTGAGATCGCGCCTGATCAACACGTATTGGAAAATGTATACAGGGGGAAGTTAAAGGAGATGCACAACGTCACATTTAATCACCTGATCGCGTTGAGCAACATGCCCATTGGAAGGCTCGGCAAGTCCTTATCGGACGAAGGCAAGAAAAAATATATAAAAGAGCTTGAAGAAAAATTTAATCCCGATACAGTGAAGAACCTCATGTGCAGGCATCTGGTAAGCATATCTCCAGACGGCAAAATTTACGACTGTGATTTCTGGCAGATGATTAATCTGCCTGTTAAGAGCGATTGCTCGCATGTGGATAGATTCGATTACGCGGCATTGAGCAGCAGGTCAATCGTAACAACTCCGCTGTGTTTCATGTGTGCCGCAGGCTCCGGAGCAAGCTGCAGCGGGGCGCTGGCATAA
- a CDS encoding radical SAM protein, whose translation MNVTDIIKKSLDGAELSKGEITDLFNVPPFTQEAFLMQSAALEKSKKASSGLAEVHAQFGLNVGPCSLNCLFCGFAKCNGVFTENSELSVEEAIARTKRFEEDGANAIFIMGTGHYPFGKFIEVSQEVRKALKDETILFANVGDMNPKQAKQLKEAGHAGIYHVVRMGEGKDTPIKPERRIETINIAREAGLLIGTCVEPVGPEHSVEELVEKTLMTRDVNPAFSGAMRRVPIPGTELAKYGMVSEARMAHILAAVRLALGYDIPGHCTHEPGVIAAASGGANLVWAETGSNPRDTERDTEGRRGRTVKDCRNILEEAEWDVLDGNSRFCSSEVFSGR comes from the coding sequence ATGAACGTAACAGACATTATTAAAAAATCACTGGATGGGGCAGAGCTTTCAAAAGGGGAAATTACTGATCTCTTCAACGTACCGCCGTTTACACAGGAGGCCTTTTTAATGCAGTCGGCAGCGCTTGAAAAAAGCAAAAAGGCAAGCAGCGGTCTTGCTGAAGTGCATGCCCAGTTCGGTTTGAACGTCGGACCCTGCTCACTGAATTGCCTGTTCTGCGGATTTGCCAAGTGCAACGGAGTGTTCACGGAAAACTCCGAATTGTCTGTTGAAGAGGCAATAGCCCGGACGAAAAGATTTGAAGAAGACGGCGCCAACGCGATATTCATTATGGGCACCGGGCACTACCCATTCGGAAAATTCATTGAGGTATCGCAGGAAGTCAGAAAAGCGCTGAAAGACGAAACCATTCTCTTTGCGAATGTAGGCGATATGAACCCAAAGCAGGCAAAACAGTTAAAAGAAGCAGGGCATGCAGGCATATATCATGTTGTCAGGATGGGCGAGGGAAAAGACACGCCGATAAAACCTGAGAGAAGGATTGAGACAATTAATATCGCCAGAGAAGCGGGGCTTCTCATCGGTACCTGTGTTGAACCGGTAGGGCCTGAACATTCAGTTGAAGAACTCGTTGAGAAAACACTTATGACCCGCGATGTAAATCCCGCCTTCAGCGGCGCAATGAGGCGCGTCCCGATCCCCGGCACTGAACTGGCAAAATATGGAATGGTTAGCGAGGCCAGGATGGCGCATATACTTGCCGCCGTGCGTCTGGCGCTTGGATATGATATCCCCGGTCATTGCACTCATGAGCCCGGAGTGATTGCCGCCGCGTCAGGCGGTGCGAACCTGGTATGGGCGGAGACAGGCTCTAATCCGAGGGACACTGAAAGGGACACAGAAGGAAGGCGCGGCAGGACGGTCAAAGATTGCAGGAATATATTGGAGGAAGCGGAGTGGGATGTCTTAGACGGCAACTCAAGATTCTGCTCCAGCGAAGTTTTTTCAGGGAGGTAA
- a CDS encoding amino acid ABC transporter permease, which yields MEFFFEQLANWKFYLTGAYPSGPLTGLAINIVLAVISITIGLFFGIFFGLGRTSCRRYLRYPCSIYIDVIRSTPLLMIIFWFYFMIPVIGIRLPLFWCAVISLSVYASAYQAEIVRAGFIAVPMGQMEAAISTGMSRFQALRHVILPQAFRKMLPSFVSFFNSLFKSTSIVYIIGLVDLTRTGIIISQRQPNRIYAAYVCMAIGFWIVCYALSYAAQMLEKKLGMLDYESYKPEICRQDLLLIPLPKSVKRYLASQK from the coding sequence ATGGAATTTTTCTTTGAGCAGCTTGCAAACTGGAAGTTTTATCTCACAGGGGCTTACCCGTCAGGCCCTCTTACGGGATTGGCGATCAACATTGTCCTTGCGGTCATCTCTATCACTATCGGTTTGTTCTTCGGAATATTCTTCGGCCTTGGCAGGACCTCATGCAGGAGGTATCTCCGTTATCCGTGCAGTATTTATATCGATGTCATAAGGTCCACGCCTCTGCTTATGATCATCTTCTGGTTCTATTTCATGATCCCTGTCATTGGCATCAGGCTGCCGCTTTTCTGGTGTGCGGTGATCTCACTTTCGGTCTACGCGTCCGCTTATCAGGCAGAAATAGTAAGGGCCGGTTTTATTGCAGTGCCGATGGGACAGATGGAGGCGGCCATATCCACCGGCATGTCCAGGTTCCAGGCGTTAAGGCACGTTATCCTTCCGCAGGCCTTCAGGAAGATGCTTCCGTCTTTTGTCAGCTTTTTCAACTCCCTGTTTAAGAGCACCTCTATTGTCTACATTATAGGATTAGTGGACCTCACCCGGACAGGCATAATCATCAGCCAGCGCCAGCCTAACAGGATATATGCGGCTTATGTATGCATGGCGATAGGTTTCTGGATTGTGTGTTATGCGCTCTCTTACGCGGCACAGATGCTTGAGAAAAAACTGGGGATGCTTGATTATGAATCGTATAAACCTGAGATATGCAGGCAAGACCTTCTGTTGATACCGCTGCCCAAGTCTGTTAAAAGATATCTCGCCTCACAGAAATAA
- the phnD gene encoding phosphate/phosphite/phosphonate ABC transporter substrate-binding protein: MKEETPKKVSLTKKTVEPSGAVDSTPPDTLWFGFDLRLGPKEDVRIYLPFLKYLEAATGRHFRIKFSEKYEDTVEDLGKGVTHFAAVGTLSYVIGEARYGIRYLVSGVNKEGDTTYNSIIFTAPNSKVHDLKELKGKCFAFGARMSTQGHLIPRKMLQDEGITLNDLGKYIYTGSHLDTLKMVLNGECDAGGIQDALAKRLSLEGKIKILKISEPYPSSLIAYNNSVDSKTVEAVRSALLAFEPMGRHKAVLEDWDKTEMPFGFTKVNELEMEKVKALARKYGLLKE, translated from the coding sequence GTGAAAGAAGAAACCCCGAAGAAGGTAAGTCTTACAAAAAAGACTGTTGAACCGTCAGGGGCCGTTGATTCTACACCGCCGGACACCCTCTGGTTCGGATTTGACCTCAGGCTCGGGCCAAAAGAAGACGTCAGGATTTACCTCCCGTTTCTTAAATATCTTGAAGCTGCAACAGGCAGGCATTTCCGTATTAAATTTTCAGAAAAATATGAGGACACGGTTGAAGACCTCGGCAAAGGCGTTACCCACTTCGCGGCGGTCGGAACTCTAAGTTATGTTATCGGGGAGGCCAGGTACGGGATCAGGTATCTTGTAAGCGGGGTCAATAAGGAAGGCGACACGACCTATAATTCAATAATCTTTACAGCGCCCAATAGCAAGGTGCATGATTTGAAGGAGTTGAAGGGAAAATGCTTTGCGTTCGGTGCGAGGATGTCGACACAGGGGCACCTGATACCGAGGAAGATGCTGCAGGACGAAGGGATCACACTGAATGATCTCGGTAAATATATATACACAGGTTCTCATCTTGACACTTTAAAAATGGTGCTCAACGGAGAATGCGATGCAGGAGGAATTCAGGACGCGCTTGCGAAAAGATTGTCCTTGGAAGGGAAGATAAAGATCCTGAAAATTTCAGAGCCGTATCCAAGCAGCCTCATTGCTTACAATAATTCCGTGGACAGTAAAACGGTTGAGGCCGTCAGGTCCGCCCTGCTTGCCTTTGAACCAATGGGAAGGCATAAAGCCGTGCTTGAGGACTGGGACAAAACAGAGATGCCCTTCGGGTTTACCAAAGTGAATGAGCTTGAGATGGAAAAGGTGAAGGCCCTTGCAAGAAAATATGGACTGCTGAAGGAGTGA
- a CDS encoding HAMP domain-containing protein, with the protein MKLRTKITLLTTAMAVSVVFFTLLAIRGVIINAFREELEKRAVSIAGNLSDRVANHVLLKDYFQASKDIDEVRNKENDVEYIFVTNEEGKIVAHTFNNEIPPGILSWNPLADKTTNVQLLDTEKGFIRDVGVKVFNGTKSELHLGIREDKLKQTLSQVRALTFPVIIFVTLLGVVASFIFSRLITEPLNKFVEFTKVLGRGEFGKRVDVPYGGEIGYLARNFNRLSMELKKVKEKMEEAYTYTHLLQAEKLSTIGQISAGLGHELKNPITTLKMLFQAFKEQPDLTKEDAEVISKEIEKIDTIITRFLGFVKQKSFHYSEINLNALIDRVLSLASFDVRNYGISVQKDMMETLPEIKGDRSLLEHVFLNLILNSVQAMSNGGEIRISGKTDDKFVEVMIWDKGSGIPADIRSKVFDPFFTTKENGTGLGLSIAYNIVKSHGGKLFFHSNEGAGTVFTVRLPVGK; encoded by the coding sequence ATGAAACTACGAACGAAAATAACACTGCTCACGACCGCGATGGCGGTCAGCGTTGTATTCTTTACCCTGCTTGCAATAAGGGGTGTGATCATCAACGCCTTCAGGGAGGAACTTGAAAAGAGGGCCGTCTCTATTGCAGGCAACCTTTCCGACAGGGTCGCCAATCATGTTCTACTGAAAGACTATTTCCAGGCATCAAAGGACATTGATGAAGTCCGTAATAAAGAAAATGATGTTGAATATATCTTTGTCACAAACGAAGAAGGCAAGATTGTCGCCCACACTTTCAACAATGAAATCCCTCCCGGCATTTTATCCTGGAACCCTCTTGCTGATAAGACAACAAATGTGCAGCTTCTTGACACGGAGAAAGGTTTTATCAGGGATGTCGGGGTAAAGGTCTTTAACGGCACGAAGTCGGAGCTGCATCTGGGCATCAGGGAGGACAAGTTAAAACAGACCCTCTCGCAGGTCAGGGCGCTGACATTTCCGGTAATAATTTTCGTGACACTCCTTGGCGTGGTTGCGTCATTTATTTTCAGCCGTTTGATCACAGAGCCGCTGAATAAATTTGTAGAGTTTACAAAGGTCCTTGGGCGAGGGGAGTTCGGCAAGAGGGTGGATGTCCCTTACGGGGGGGAAATAGGGTACCTCGCGCGCAATTTCAACAGGCTTTCGATGGAGCTCAAAAAAGTAAAGGAGAAGATGGAAGAGGCGTACACCTACACGCACCTTTTGCAGGCTGAGAAGCTTTCAACAATCGGGCAGATCTCGGCGGGCCTCGGCCACGAACTGAAAAATCCTATAACAACACTCAAGATGCTTTTTCAGGCATTTAAAGAACAGCCTGACCTGACAAAGGAAGATGCCGAGGTCATCAGCAAAGAGATCGAGAAGATAGACACCATAATTACAAGATTTCTCGGGTTCGTAAAACAGAAGAGTTTCCATTACTCTGAAATAAATTTAAACGCGCTGATCGACCGGGTCCTGTCTCTCGCTTCATTCGATGTCCGCAACTACGGTATATCAGTACAGAAAGATATGATGGAAACATTGCCTGAGATAAAGGGGGACAGGTCGCTGCTCGAACATGTATTCCTGAACCTCATTCTCAATTCAGTTCAGGCTATGTCTAACGGCGGCGAGATCAGGATATCGGGAAAGACAGATGACAAATTCGTGGAGGTAATGATATGGGACAAAGGCAGCGGCATCCCGGCGGATATACGATCAAAGGTCTTTGACCCTTTTTTCACGACAAAGGAAAACGGCACCGGGCTCGGCCTTTCTATCGCCTATAACATCGTCAAATCCCACGGCGGCAAGCTGTTCTTCCACAGCAACGAAGGCGCGGGGACAGTGTTTACGGTGAGGCTGCCGGTAGGGAAGTGA
- the arsS gene encoding arsenosugar biosynthesis radical SAM protein ArsS (Some members of this family are selenoproteins.) has protein sequence MNSFDKKLKATNNYPLKPEGISTLQVNMGYKCNLTCTHCHVEASPKRTEEMSSATVDKIIEILSLRNEITTVDITGGSPEYNPNYRRLVKFATDMGKRVMVRTNLAIYFEPGMGNIPEFLAENKVKIIASLPCYTKEGVDGQRGNGTYDKAISALKRLNKLGYGQEGTGLEIDLMFNPAKEGIAPDQHMLENAYRGKLKKMHGVTFNHLIALSNMPIGRLAKSMSVADTEDYLKQLQEKFNPDTVKNLMCRHLISVAPNGTIYDCDFWQAIKLSVRTRSSDHINEFDYGALKNRDIVTASLCFMCTAGAGASCSGALA, from the coding sequence ATGAATAGCTTTGATAAAAAATTAAAAGCAACAAATAATTATCCTCTGAAGCCTGAGGGCATCTCCACCCTTCAGGTGAACATGGGATATAAATGCAATCTGACCTGCACTCATTGCCATGTTGAGGCTTCCCCTAAAAGAACTGAAGAGATGTCGTCTGCAACTGTAGATAAGATAATTGAGATATTAAGCCTGCGCAATGAGATAACCACTGTTGATATTACCGGGGGATCTCCTGAATATAATCCAAACTATAGACGCCTCGTTAAATTCGCTACGGATATGGGCAAGAGAGTGATGGTTAGAACAAACCTTGCGATCTATTTTGAGCCGGGGATGGGAAACATCCCGGAATTTCTTGCGGAAAATAAAGTTAAGATTATTGCCTCCCTTCCCTGCTATACAAAAGAAGGTGTTGACGGTCAACGTGGAAATGGCACGTATGATAAGGCCATCTCTGCGTTAAAACGCCTTAATAAACTTGGATACGGGCAGGAAGGCACCGGCCTTGAAATCGACCTTATGTTCAACCCGGCAAAAGAAGGCATTGCGCCGGACCAGCATATGCTTGAAAATGCATACAGGGGAAAATTAAAGAAGATGCACGGCGTGACCTTCAATCATCTTATAGCGCTGAGCAATATGCCGATAGGCAGGCTTGCAAAATCTATGTCAGTGGCGGATACGGAAGATTATTTAAAACAGCTCCAGGAAAAATTCAACCCGGACACGGTTAAAAATCTCATGTGCAGGCATTTGATAAGCGTTGCGCCCAATGGGACAATTTATGACTGTGATTTCTGGCAGGCGATTAAACTATCTGTAAGAACCAGAAGTTCGGACCACATCAATGAGTTTGATTATGGCGCGCTGAAGAACAGGGACATTGTCACGGCCTCATTATGTTTTATGTGCACAGCAGGTGCAGGCGCAAGCTGCAGCGGGGCGTTGGCGTAA